A DNA window from Ahaetulla prasina isolate Xishuangbanna chromosome 7, ASM2864084v1, whole genome shotgun sequence contains the following coding sequences:
- the LMOD2 gene encoding leiomodin-2 — translation MSGFGYRRELSKYESLDEDELLASLTDEELKELEKELEDIEPDRSLPVGHRQKSLTEKTPTGTFSREALMAYWERETKKLLEKERMGACEQDYKQEEEEEEDDGDESEEIKEEYFTGTNSEISEEAHNEEDDEEDKEDENEEDEKNNEEYEEEEEDEEDDREEEASTTDDEEESVEEFEKLPNSKKQTSLNIKLKNYNENEIVTNGHNEKEAEYLNYRMGAMHPCGNPTVIEDALEKVRNNDTETTEVNLNNIENMTPQMLTHFAQALRNNTVVKTFNLANTHADDNVAMAIAGMLKENGHIVSLNLDSNFVTGKGILAIMRALQNNKVLTELRFHNQRHIMGSQAEMDMVKLLRDNTTIVKLGYHFELAGPRMSMTSILTRNMDKQRQKRMQEQKEQQSSWDGAFNPKTKALQKGTPGSSPYSSPRSSPWSSPKISKKISAPQNQLSPPKSSPMPSPKVLKKATAIKNQSPFPSQSPPPSPTPPPPPPPPPPPPPLLPPPPPPPQIVVEKKAPTRNIAEVIKQQESAKRGLQNKQKKKKSKKNKQYENTILKEIKNSLKSIPENISEEGSRPSSRPSTPVRSLHSDLMEAIRGSNIKQLRRVEIPEALR, via the exons ATGTCTGGCTTTGGCTACAGGCGAGAGCTTAGTAAATATGAAAGCTTGGATGAAGATGAACTCCTTGCTTCTCTTACTGACGAGGAGCTGAAGGAGCTGGAGAAAGAGTTGGAGGATATTGAGCCTGACCGGAGCCTTCCTGTGGGGCATAGGCAAAAGAGTCTAACAGAAAAAACTCCCACAGGAACTTTTAGCCGGGAAGCACTGATGGCCTACTGGGAAAGGGAGACTAAGAAACTTCTGGAAAAAGAGAGAATGGGGGCATGTGAACAG GATTAtaagcaagaagaagaagaagaagaagatgatggtgatgagtcagaagaaattaaagaagaatattttacaGGAACCAACAGTGAAATTTCTGAAGAGGCACATAATGAAGAAGATGATGAAGAGGACAAAGAGGATGAGAATGAGGAGGATGAGAAGAACAATGAGGaatatgaggaagaggaagaagatgaagaagatgaCAGAGAAGAAGAAGCAAGTACTACAGATGATGAAGAGGAATCCGTTGAAGAGTTTGAAAAACTTCCAAATAGTAAGAAGCAAACTTCACTCAACATTAAACTTAAAAActacaatgaaaatgaaattgttACCAATGGTCACAATGAAAAGGAAGCGGAATATTTGAACTACAGGATGGGAGCCATGCATCCATGTGGAAATCCAACAGTGATTGAAGATGCATTAGAAAAAGTCAGGAACAATGATACTGAAACTACTGAGGTCAATTTAAACAATATTGAAAATATGACACCACAGATGTTAACACATTTTGCTCAGGCCCTACGGAATAACACTGTAGTGAAGACTTTTAATCTGGCTAATACTCATGCTGATGACAATGTTGCAATGGCTATTGCAGGTATGCTAAAGGAGAATGGACATATTGTGAGTCTGAATCTAGATTCTAATTTTGTCACAGGCAAAGGAATTCTTGCAATCATGAGGGCTTTACAGAACAACAAAGTTTTAACAGAATTACGATTCCATAACCAAAGGCATATAATGGGCAGTCAGGCTGAAATGGACATGGTTAAACTTTTAAGGGACAATACTACTATTGTGAAACTAGGCTATCACTTTGAGCTTGCTGGACCAAGAATGAGTATGACAAGCATTCTGACAAGAAATATGGATAAACAAAGGCAGAAACGAATGCAAGAACAGAAAGAACAACAGTCCAGTTGGGATGGAGCATTCAATCCAAAGACCAAAGCACTGCAGAAGGGAACTCCTGGTTCTTCACCGTATTCATCTCCTAGAAGTTCACCTTGGTCTTCTCCAAAGATTTCTAAGAAAATTTCAGCtcctcaaaaccaactttcacctcCCAAAAGTTCACCTATGCCTTCTCCAAAGGTTTTAAAGAAAGCCACTGCTATTAAAaaccaatctccattcccatcacaATCACCACCTCCATCAccaactccacctcctcctcctcctccacctccacctcctcctcctcttcttccgccaccacctcctcctcctcaaataGTTGTAGAGAAAAAAGCACCCACCAGGAATATTGCTGAGGTTATAAAACAGCAGGAAAGTGCCAAGAGGGGTCTACAAAataagcagaagaagaaaaaaagcaagaaaaataaacaatatgagaatacaatattaaaagaaattaaaaattcaTTAAAGTCCATCCCAGAAAATATATCAGAAGAAGGGTCACGTCCTTCAAGTCGACCTTCTACCCCAGTAAGATCACTCCACAGTGATCTTATGGAGGCAATTCGTGGAAGTAATATAAAGCAGCTAAGGCGG GTGGAGATCCCAGAAGCTCTGCGGTAA